Part of the Lagenorhynchus albirostris chromosome 19, mLagAlb1.1, whole genome shotgun sequence genome, TTCATTGTGTTTCACCACTGTTTGTAATTTTTGTGTGTCAATGCACTGGACTTTTTGGTTATAATCCCTGATCCTATTGGTGAGCATTTATGTTTTTCCTTCCACTATCAATGCTCCCATGAATACACTTGGGCAATCTCCTTGTTGTTATAAACAGAAAGTGAGAAGTTGAATTGCTGAGTCATCATTTTCACGCATCTTCAGGCTTAGTTTGCATAATCATGTATCTCCTGAAGTGGTTAAGCCCAAAAATCTCACTAACTCCAGAGGAGAATCTCCAGCTCCCCACATCATAGGCACACTGGGtaacatctgaattttttttagtaGTATGTATGTGAAAACTTGGtggtgtttttatttgcattgacTTTATTATTAGCAATGCTGTATGTAATGTAACATAGTTTTCATCATATGAGTTTACTAACCTGTGAATTGTTTTGTCAATTGTTTTCCAATTTATTGTGAatagtttccttttgttttgaatTGGTAGAAATTAAACTTTATATATCTGGATACAATTTCTTTCTGAGTGATGGGGATTATAAGTAGGTGGTTCCATTTTGTAACTGCTTTTAATGATATTTTCAGACAAAATGTACCAGTTCTAATGTTATGAGAAGTAATCTTGATGTAGGAACTTTGTTTAAATCCtggctaaaaaaaaatcaaaaccaataaAATGTGTTTGAGTAATTTAGATTTAGAAGTATGTGAATATGAACTGGgtattaaatgatatttaaaattttttgaaataattttgtgttATAAAGCCTGGGAGTCTTTTATCGTCTTTTATATCCTTAAATGATTACTTCCTAGAACTGATTTGATGGCCTCCAACTTATTTATTAGACAAATACATAATTCTACGATTTGCATTCAAGTCTATCATCTCCATGTCCCACCTAACCCCCACCCAAAGGAGAAGTTTGAGATGTATGATTCAAGACTGGAAAAACATTGAACATTTTGAAGAGGTCTTAAGGGTAAACAGAGATTCACTTTCTCTTCCTGTGTCAGGTTCCCCCGTACAACCACAACCAACAAGGTTCCTAATCTCGCACCATCGTAGGCTGGGATAAGTGATAGGATTGTAGAATCCAATCAGCCAATAGGAACAAGCCACGCCCCATGAGGGTCTAATAAAAGGCAGGCACATCGCGCCTGTGGACACTTCTGACTCTGAACCGCTCTGAGAGAGGACCTTTCGTTTGGGCTTCAAGATGGAATCGGGCACTGAAGACCTACACCCGCACAGCCCCTCTGTGGAACACCCCACTGACCAGCCTCCCGTCCAGCAGGACTCCATGGAAGAAAGGGGCTCTGATGTGGAGGACAAACTATCCCAAGAAAAAGGCAAGACATTCTCTTCCCAGTGAAGAGACAGCCACGACCAAAGGCCAGATAGGGTCCTGGGCTGTTTGTCTGAGGCTGGAAGGAGGGATGGAATCAGGGACACCGAATTTGTGTTTTGTTGGGATTTTATTTGGAGATCGGTGATGGGAGACGTCCCCCAGCCCTATGGGGGCTTTGAGTATTGTGGCAATAATCCCCCGGAACCATATTATTGCTCCAGTTCATGTGTCTGAATGTCCTCGGTAGAGAGAACCGCCCACAAATACAGGCTAGGGATGGACTAAGGGCTTCTGTGTCCCTCGAGGGAGGACAGTCATCTCAATGCCTCTTTTTCTCCAGGGTCAGAGCCCGAGACAGATGAGGAGAATTCAAAGGAAAACGAGACACAGGACAGAAACAGCTGCACTACTCTGTCAGGTAAGATTTTGCTTTtctggggaggagggacagggCATATGGAGTAAGTCAGTCTCCCTGGGCAGGGAAGTGGGTGAGCTTTGGCAGCCAGGCCTTGCACATCCTGGACTGTAGGATGTGCAGCTGGGACACGAGCTTTGGTTGGGATCCTGGCTCCTTGTGTGTCCGGGATAGGCTAGGTTTCCAGCGTGCCGGGTGCAGGCAGTCATTCAAACTGTCACTTGATCCACAGATTCAGAACGCGGCTCCAGTCCGGAGAGCTCCAGGAAGAGGAAGCTCAATTCCAGGGACGGCACCTGCGAGAGAACAGGTAGGATCTTGCTTTTGGGTCCCCAGATGTacagagagaaaagcagggaACTTATCCAGTGTGTGGGCACAAAGGGCCGTGTTCAATGGCTGAAGCCGTTTGGAGACTCTGGGATCCAGGGAGCATTGGAGGGCCCAAGGTGGGCATAGCATCACCTCATTCTAGAGctgagggggcagggcaggagcaggAGAGAGATGGGGTTTACGGAAGGGACATTGTGAGATCCTGGGATGGGGGTCCATGAGAATCGATGTGGCAGGTCTCTCACCTACATGCTTGCTCCGCAGGGGCCTCTCCAGATGAGCGCAGTGCgactttggaaaagaagaaacacaaggtCCTTGACTCTGGCCACAGCAGGAAGAGTGAAGAAATCCGGGATGCCCGCCCCAGGAGGTCCCAGAGGAGGCGCCCTGGGCACAGCAAGAGGCCCAGATCCAGGTCCCCAGGAGACCAGCCGCCTCCACTTCGGAAAAGCCTCTTGACCGCCCTGCGCTCTATGTCTGTGGCCATTTATCAGAACATAGTTAATGTGTACAATCAGAAGGGCTATTCCCCGCTGCTCTGGGAGCAGCTGGCCCAGCTGCGGGGGCCTCTGTGCACCGCGGTGCTGACCACGTACGCCATGGCCAACCAGGCGGCCTATGTCTTCCCTGCTGAGGGCTGGCTCGTCCCAACCCCACTGTCGGCTCCCTGGAGTCCAGCCAGGGATGGAGGAGAAGGTCCGTGCTCCAAGGACAGTCTACCTCTTCCCTAGACAGGCTGTCAGTGGATCAGGCTTGACTTAAACTAAGGGTACCCAAGCCTAATCAGCAGAGACTGCAGTTCTGAAAGAGAGCAAAGCCCTGCAACTGCCCAGATTCTCCAAGGTGACCGGCAGGGCCAAGTTTTCACACAGGGTGTTCCTCATAAACACTAGAACCTGGGGTGGTCATAGGAAAGGAGTTTGAAAACTTGAGTCAAAATGGAGAAATCTGGGTTTCCTTGAGGACGAATATTACGACGCTTTTGACATTCGTGTTAGACAATTGATGCGCCTTAGGACAATCAAGTTGCTGTATTAACCCCCCAGGCCTCTTGCCTCTCAGGAGCGCTAGCGCTGAGGTGCACATTCTACACTGGCATTATTTTATAGTGAGGAAAGTCAAGCACTATTTTATAATGAGAACAAATATCAGGGTGTAATTCATATGCATTTGCATACTTTAAAGTGTAGCAAAGTAAACATATATTTGCATCCTTCCCCTTTTATTCGGAAAAGGCTGTAGCTCTTCCCTCCTTCACCTCCAGTCCGTGCAGGACAGATATCCACAAACCTTTAATAACAATCCACCTTgagaaatgtttatatttttcagtttgatGAAATGAAGGTGATGCCACCacatgtttttgtttgctttttatttactttagatAAACTGGAAGTCAAGATatatgaaatgtttttttttttttttttttttgcggtacgcgggcctctcactgttgtggcctctcccgttgcga contains:
- the LOC132510217 gene encoding protein FRG2-like; this translates as MESGTEDLHPHSPSVEHPTDQPPVQQDSMEERGSDVEDKLSQEKGKTFSSQEDSHLNASFSPGSEPETDEENSKENETQDRNSCTTLSDSERGSSPESSRKRKLNSRDGTCERTGASPDERSATLEKKKHKVLDSGHSRKSEEIRDARPRRSQRRRPGHSKRPRSRSPGDQPPPLRKSLLTALRSMSVAIYQNIVNVYNQKGYSPLLWEQLAQLRGPLCTAVLTTYAMANQAAYVFPAEGWLVPTPLSAPWSPARDGGEGPCSKDSLPLP